The genomic segment GTTCCCCGGGGCGTGCCGGACGAGGTCGTGGAGACGGTGGAAAGGATCTGGGAGGAGCGGATCAGCCAGTCCGAGGCGCTCAGGGATTACGCCCTGGAGAGGGGCGCGCTGTTCACGCCTTACTACGGCGAGGAAGCGCAGGAAAGGGGCATGACCAGAGTCAGGAGCCAAGCCTGGACGCTTTTCGATAGCGGTCAAGCGCCCATCTCACCCGATACCGTGGGTATCGAGCGGCCCTAGGCGCAAGATTACGTGAGCGAGGCGAGCACCAGCGATGGCTAGAGTGGACATGTACATCTCACTGGTGCTCGTCGCCTTTGGCCTCGGCGTGATGGCAGAGGCCTGGCGCATGCCGCGCTTCGAGCATCTCGGCGTCAACCCGTAT from the Deinococcota bacterium genome contains:
- a CDS encoding alkaline shock response membrane anchor protein AmaP, which encodes MARVDMYISLVLVAFGLGVMAEAWRMPRFEHLGVNPYTVPGLVPAFIAAALVLFGLIMLLRSSRALAGSAPV